The Candidatus Bathyarchaeota archaeon DNA window TATCTCATGAACCCCAAGTATTGTCGGTCCGTGGCATGTTGAGGTAGTGTTATCGATGAACCCCCCTACCTCTTCAGCCAATTCGACACCGACCTCTACTGCCTCGCAACTTGTGAGACTCCAACCATATAGGAGCGGTGACCTAGACTTCGACAGTATCTTAGCAGCTGCATCGATTGCGTCCCGGTAGCTGCAACTTGAAAGTCTACCTCGACGCCTGACCATAGGCTTCATCAACCTCTCATTCATATAATTGAGCAGTTTGCTAGTAGACATGGCGCAGGCATTCCTTACCTTCACAACAGTGTTTCCCTTCACAGTAACCTCTAAGTGATCGCAACAACATCCACATACTGTGCACACAACATCCCTGAAGGTTGACTCTCCTAGCACCATCTCCATAATCCTCCAAATCTATTCACGAAACTGAGTGGTACCATTGAGACGATCAACTTCTAGACATCTTTCTAGGAAATTTCTTGGTCAACTCTTCGATGCTCATAATCTTCTCGTCAATCGCAGGTTCAATAGTACAAGGAACACACTTGTAGGTAGGCATGCCTGTGCCATCAGTGTCAGACCCCAAAACCTGGGTCGCCCATATACTGTATGGCATAAATACTACACCGCGAGGCAGTGGTTGGGTTGGCATCACCGCCTTGACTACAACTGAACCATGATTTGAGGTCACCCGAATATTCTTACCGTATTCTAGTCCGATATTTTGAAGGTCTTCGGGTTGGACCTCACAGCAGGCGACGCTCTCAAGATATAGTTCTGAAAGTTTACCCTGCTCCTTAGCCCTACCTTGTCCAAGACTTCTTCCTGTCAATAAAGTAACTTGAATCCTTGACACACCGATACACCTGACAGCAATTTTAAATGTAATCGTAGCCAAGCCTATCTAAAATTTTCCAAGCCGCCACCAAATATTAGAATTGTCAAGTGAAGATAATTTATCATAGATCTCAGTTGGGTTAAAGGATATGAGTTCAAAGCGAAATTCAATGAATCTAACATGGGTATTCTAGCAGATGAACCTAAACCATTGGATGTAGGCGCGTCCCACATCTATCGTCTACTCTCAGCTGCAGTTGGAAACTATTTGAGTCCTACTTTTTCCTGGGCAAGGCTCTGTAAAACCTCAGGGTCTGAAGGCTACAGTTGAGACTGCTAAGAAGAAATATGGTCGACATATGAAGGGTTGCAAGAATCAGTGTTAAACTCTGTTTAACGTTGAAGGAGGAAGAATCGGCTGGGGGTGGGACGTTGCCTAGATTTGGTTGAGAACTATAGTGACGCGGAGTGTGAGGGGTATAGGTGTTAGTCTGAATATGAGAATAAGCCCTGCTGAGAACATTTCTTAGATGGAATTTCTCCAATTTTTCATGAGATCAGCTTCCCATACTCTGATATATCCATAGTTACAGAATGTTCTTTTGATGGGAACCTCCCATCTTGGACTTCCCTCTTGTATTCACTCAAAGCTTTTACGCATATGTCATGTAGATTCGCATAGCTTTTGGCAAATTTTGGAGAAAGCCCCAAAGACAGTCCTAGGATATCTGATATGTTCAGACCCACCCCATCGCAGTACGGCCCCGAACCCCAGCCGAAGACTGGAATGGTGAGTTTCCTAGAGATGAGGCCAGCCAGCTCAGCTGTGACAAATTCTATCACCAATGCGAATGCGCCGCTGCGCTCCAATATGATAGCGTCCTCAAGGATCCTCTTGGCCTCTTCAGCAGTCTTTCCTCGAGCCCTATATCCTCCAGCGAGTGATGCCGACTGAGGAGTGAGTCCTATATGGCCTGATACTGGTATACCGGCATCGCTTATCGCCTTAACCTTTTCCGAGACCTCCCTTCCACCCTCAAGCTTAACCGCGTCGACTCCGCCTTCCTTAATGAATCTTCCAGCGTTTCTGAGAGCCTCCTCAACACTTGAATGGTAAGACATGAATGGCATATCGCCTATAATCAGTGGATGCTCAGCACCTCTAACGACAGCTTTACAGAAGGTAATCATCTCATCCATGGTGACAGGTACAGTGTTCCTGTATCCAAGGGCGGTCATGCCAACACTTCCATCGCCTACGAGTATGACATCGATACCAGCCTTCTCAGCGAATACAGCTGTTGGATAGTCGTATAGGCTAACTGCAACTATCTTCCTACCATTCTTCTTCATCTCAAGCAGATGTTGAATGGTCACCTTCTTTTCATTCATCAAATTCTCCTCCATACTAATGACTGCTAAAACCTGATGATTTATTTTATCATTCTATCCCCTTCTACTCATAACCTCTATTGCCGCCTCGACTATGTCGGTGCTGGAGAGTCCATACTCGAGGGCAAGTTCGGCGGGGCTTCCAGTCTGGCCAAACCTGTCCTTGACTCCAACCCTGCGAATTGGGATGTGTACGGTCTCAGAAGTGAGTTCTGCTACTGCGCCGCCTAAACCACCTATTATGTTTGTATCCTCGACTGTAACTATCGCCCCAGTCTCGTTGGCTGACCTTATTATTGCCTCCTCATCTAGCGGCTTGACCGTATGCATATCGATGACTCTTGCGCTGACCCCCATCTTTGAAAGCAAATCAGCTGCTTCAAGAGCGGTATGCACCATGATTCCAATACATACTAAAGTCACATCGTCACCATCCCTCAGGGTCAAAGCTCTGCCGATTGTGAAGGGGTGCTCGTCACTGTAGATCGTTGGAACCGGAGGCTCGGCGAGCCTGATGGCGATCGGGCCAGGATAATCAGCTGCTGCAATAGTGGCTTTCTTAGCCTCCACAGGGTCTGAAGGGGATATGACTGTGAGGTTGGGGATGGCTCTGAGTGCAGGGACATCTTCAACTGACTGGTGAGACCCACCCATGAAACTCCAGAATATACCGCTGTTGCAGAGGATCATCTTGACGTTGAATCTGTCGAATGCGATCTGTCTGATTTGATTGTAAGCCCTCCCAACGGCAAATACGCTGTGGCAATGGGTGTAAGGGATCTTCCCAGCCTCAGCCAAACCTGCAGCTACAGTTACCATGTTGGCCTCTGCTATTCCAAGATCATAGAATTTATCTGGAAATTTACTTCTGTAGTATTGGCCCGCGGTGCCCTTAGGAAAGTCTGCATAGAGAAGTACTATTTTATCGTTCGCCTCGGCGAGGTCCACCAAAGCTTCATTGTGAGCCTCGATCATTGGCCTACTCTTGCCGGGCTTATCCCTCAAAATCCCCGAGGTCATGTTCTTCGCTCCGTATCATTTGAGGTGCTCCATGGCCTCCCTATAGATCTCGTCGGTTATGGTTATGAAGTGGACACGTCCTTCGAGGGATGGAATACCCTTGCCC harbors:
- a CDS encoding molybdopterin dinucleotide-binding protein, translating into MSRIQVTLLTGRSLGQGRAKEQGKLSELYLESVACCEVQPEDLQNIGLEYGKNIRVTSNHGSVVVKAVMPTQPLPRGVVFMPYSIWATQVLGSDTDGTGMPTYKCVPCTIEPAIDEKIMSIEELTKKFPRKMSRS
- the panB gene encoding 3-methyl-2-oxobutanoate hydroxymethyltransferase translates to MNEKKVTIQHLLEMKKNGRKIVAVSLYDYPTAVFAEKAGIDVILVGDGSVGMTALGYRNTVPVTMDEMITFCKAVVRGAEHPLIIGDMPFMSYHSSVEEALRNAGRFIKEGGVDAVKLEGGREVSEKVKAISDAGIPVSGHIGLTPQSASLAGGYRARGKTAEEAKRILEDAIILERSGAFALVIEFVTAELAGLISRKLTIPVFGWGSGPYCDGVGLNISDILGLSLGLSPKFAKSYANLHDICVKALSEYKREVQDGRFPSKEHSVTMDISEYGKLIS
- a CDS encoding transketolase family protein; this encodes MIEAHNEALVDLAEANDKIVLLYADFPKGTAGQYYRSKFPDKFYDLGIAEANMVTVAAGLAEAGKIPYTHCHSVFAVGRAYNQIRQIAFDRFNVKMILCNSGIFWSFMGGSHQSVEDVPALRAIPNLTVISPSDPVEAKKATIAAADYPGPIAIRLAEPPVPTIYSDEHPFTIGRALTLRDGDDVTLVCIGIMVHTALEAADLLSKMGVSARVIDMHTVKPLDEEAIIRSANETGAIVTVEDTNIIGGLGGAVAELTSETVHIPIRRVGVKDRFGQTGSPAELALEYGLSSTDIVEAAIEVMSRRG